One window of Pyrus communis chromosome 12, drPyrComm1.1, whole genome shotgun sequence genomic DNA carries:
- the LOC137710486 gene encoding serine/threonine-protein kinase AFC2-like isoform X2, with protein sequence MGEGTFGQVLECWDRERKEMVAIKIVRGIKKYREAAMIEIEVLQQLGKHDKGGNRCVQLRNWFDYRNHICIVFEKLGPSLYDFLKKNNYRSFPIDLVREIGRQLLECVAFMHDLRLIHTDLKPENILLVSQDYVKVPDYNKSSSRSPKDSSYFKRIPKSSAIKVIDFGSTTYERQDQTYIVSTRHYRAPEVILGLGWTYPCDVWSIGCILVELCTGEALFQTHENLEHLAMMERVLGPLPQHMLKRADRHAEKYVRRGRLDWPEGAASRESIRAVQKLPRLQNLIMQHVDHSAGDLIHLLQGLLRYDPSDRLSAREALRHSFFTKDSLRR encoded by the exons ATGGGTGAAGGTACCTTTGGCCAGGTGTTGGAATGCTGGgacagagaaagaaaggaaatggTTGCAATAAAAATTGTTCGCGGCATTAAGAAATATCGTGAAGCAGCAatgattgaaattgaagtgcTGCAACAGCTTGGTAAACATGATAAAGGTGGCAACCG TTGTGTGCAATTACGGAACTGGTTTGACTATCGTAACCATATCTGTATT GTATTTGAGAAGCTTGGACCAAGCTTATAcgattttctcaagaaaaacaATTACCGCTCATTTCCCATTGACCTTGTCCGTGAGATTGGCAGACAACTCTTGGAATGTGTAGCAT TTATGCATGATCTTCGTCTTATTCATACCGACTTGAAGCCAGAGAATATACTCCTTGTTTCTCAGGATTATGTTAAAGTTCCTGATTACAATAAG AGCTCATCTCGATCACCCAAAGATAGCTCCTATTTTAAGAGAATACCAAAGTCGAGTGCTATTAAGGTTATTGATTTTGGTAGCACAACTTATGAGCGTCAAGATCAAACCTATATTGTATCAACACGGCATTATCGTGCACCAGAGGTTATTCTCG GGCTGGGATGGACCTACCCTTGCGATGTATGGAGCATTGGTTGTATCCTGGTGGAGTTGTGCACG GGTGAAGCCTTGTTTCAGACTCATGAGAATTTGGAGCACCTTGCCATGATGGAACGGGTACTTGGTCCCCTTCCCCAGCACATGTTGAAGAGAGCAGA CCGACATGCTGAGAAGTATGTTAGGAGGGGTAGATTAGATTGGCCAGAGGGTGCAGCTTCTAGAGAGAGTATCAGAGCTGTTCAGAAGCTTCCTCGGCTTCAG aaTCTCATAATGCAGCACGTAGACCATTCCGCCGGGGACCTTATTCACCTCCTGCAGGGTCTGCTTAGGTACGACCCCTCAGATAGGCTTTCAGCTCGTGAAGCCCTCCGACATTCTTTTTTCACCAAGGACAGTCTAAGGAGATGA
- the LOC137710486 gene encoding serine/threonine-protein kinase AFC2-like isoform X1 has protein sequence METERVTEFPFAHLDRRPRKRARLGWDVPQAPKAQVGIFCGQELGNVTSFASFVAPSEPTTISLFDKEVARNGSPPWREDDKDGHYMFSLGENLTSRYKIQSKMGEGTFGQVLECWDRERKEMVAIKIVRGIKKYREAAMIEIEVLQQLGKHDKGGNRCVQLRNWFDYRNHICIVFEKLGPSLYDFLKKNNYRSFPIDLVREIGRQLLECVAFMHDLRLIHTDLKPENILLVSQDYVKVPDYNKSSSRSPKDSSYFKRIPKSSAIKVIDFGSTTYERQDQTYIVSTRHYRAPEVILGLGWTYPCDVWSIGCILVELCTGEALFQTHENLEHLAMMERVLGPLPQHMLKRADRHAEKYVRRGRLDWPEGAASRESIRAVQKLPRLQNLIMQHVDHSAGDLIHLLQGLLRYDPSDRLSAREALRHSFFTKDSLRR, from the exons ATGGAGACTGAGCGCGTGACGGAGTTTCCTTTCGCTCACTTGGATCGCCGCCCTCGAAAGAGGGCGCGTTTGGGCTGGGATGTTCCTCAGGCCCCAAAG GCTCAGGTAGGAATATTTTGTGGGCAAGAGCTTGGGAATGTGACAAGCTTTGCATCATTCGTGGCACCCTCAGAGCCCACTACTATTTCTCTATTTGATAAGGAAGTGGCTCGAAATGGTTCCCCCCCATGGAGAGAGGATGACAAAGATGGACATTACATGTTTTCGCTTGGAGAAAATTTAACATCTCGCT ACAAAATTCAGAGCAAAATGGGTGAAGGTACCTTTGGCCAGGTGTTGGAATGCTGGgacagagaaagaaaggaaatggTTGCAATAAAAATTGTTCGCGGCATTAAGAAATATCGTGAAGCAGCAatgattgaaattgaagtgcTGCAACAGCTTGGTAAACATGATAAAGGTGGCAACCG TTGTGTGCAATTACGGAACTGGTTTGACTATCGTAACCATATCTGTATT GTATTTGAGAAGCTTGGACCAAGCTTATAcgattttctcaagaaaaacaATTACCGCTCATTTCCCATTGACCTTGTCCGTGAGATTGGCAGACAACTCTTGGAATGTGTAGCAT TTATGCATGATCTTCGTCTTATTCATACCGACTTGAAGCCAGAGAATATACTCCTTGTTTCTCAGGATTATGTTAAAGTTCCTGATTACAATAAG AGCTCATCTCGATCACCCAAAGATAGCTCCTATTTTAAGAGAATACCAAAGTCGAGTGCTATTAAGGTTATTGATTTTGGTAGCACAACTTATGAGCGTCAAGATCAAACCTATATTGTATCAACACGGCATTATCGTGCACCAGAGGTTATTCTCG GGCTGGGATGGACCTACCCTTGCGATGTATGGAGCATTGGTTGTATCCTGGTGGAGTTGTGCACG GGTGAAGCCTTGTTTCAGACTCATGAGAATTTGGAGCACCTTGCCATGATGGAACGGGTACTTGGTCCCCTTCCCCAGCACATGTTGAAGAGAGCAGA CCGACATGCTGAGAAGTATGTTAGGAGGGGTAGATTAGATTGGCCAGAGGGTGCAGCTTCTAGAGAGAGTATCAGAGCTGTTCAGAAGCTTCCTCGGCTTCAG aaTCTCATAATGCAGCACGTAGACCATTCCGCCGGGGACCTTATTCACCTCCTGCAGGGTCTGCTTAGGTACGACCCCTCAGATAGGCTTTCAGCTCGTGAAGCCCTCCGACATTCTTTTTTCACCAAGGACAGTCTAAGGAGATGA
- the LOC137710486 gene encoding serine/threonine-protein kinase AFC2-like isoform X3, which yields MIKVATVMHDLRLIHTDLKPENILLVSQDYVKVPDYNKSSSRSPKDSSYFKRIPKSSAIKVIDFGSTTYERQDQTYIVSTRHYRAPEVILGLGWTYPCDVWSIGCILVELCTGEALFQTHENLEHLAMMERVLGPLPQHMLKRADRHAEKYVRRGRLDWPEGAASRESIRAVQKLPRLQNLIMQHVDHSAGDLIHLLQGLLRYDPSDRLSAREALRHSFFTKDSLRR from the exons ATGATAAAGGTGGCAACCG TTATGCATGATCTTCGTCTTATTCATACCGACTTGAAGCCAGAGAATATACTCCTTGTTTCTCAGGATTATGTTAAAGTTCCTGATTACAATAAG AGCTCATCTCGATCACCCAAAGATAGCTCCTATTTTAAGAGAATACCAAAGTCGAGTGCTATTAAGGTTATTGATTTTGGTAGCACAACTTATGAGCGTCAAGATCAAACCTATATTGTATCAACACGGCATTATCGTGCACCAGAGGTTATTCTCG GGCTGGGATGGACCTACCCTTGCGATGTATGGAGCATTGGTTGTATCCTGGTGGAGTTGTGCACG GGTGAAGCCTTGTTTCAGACTCATGAGAATTTGGAGCACCTTGCCATGATGGAACGGGTACTTGGTCCCCTTCCCCAGCACATGTTGAAGAGAGCAGA CCGACATGCTGAGAAGTATGTTAGGAGGGGTAGATTAGATTGGCCAGAGGGTGCAGCTTCTAGAGAGAGTATCAGAGCTGTTCAGAAGCTTCCTCGGCTTCAG aaTCTCATAATGCAGCACGTAGACCATTCCGCCGGGGACCTTATTCACCTCCTGCAGGGTCTGCTTAGGTACGACCCCTCAGATAGGCTTTCAGCTCGTGAAGCCCTCCGACATTCTTTTTTCACCAAGGACAGTCTAAGGAGATGA